In a genomic window of Corynebacterium lizhenjunii:
- a CDS encoding FecCD family ABC transporter permease, whose product MSTHTSTTSAAASTPAAAHPALATQLRQQRRVRARTYRWRLGALLVAVVAIWWLSLMAGQAWFSPAEVWSVLVGNPAPGTEFTIGDLRLPRATIAVAAGLAFGLAGNTFQTMLRNQLASPDIIGISAAASAAGVTGLVLFHFSQVAVSAMSLVASLVVAAVIYVLSLKSGFSGTRLILIGIGLSAVLQAWTQFVISQAPQWDLHAATRWLTGSLNTMSWERGAPLLVCIVVLAPVMVALNNRLAVLQLGDALAIGLGLHLTVVRANLIGCAVVLVAVATATAGPVSFVAFMAGPIASRVFSNTTALLLPSALVGALLMLVADLAGQYLFGTRYPVGVITGALGAPFLIYLLIRSRR is encoded by the coding sequence ATGAGTACCCACACTTCTACTACTTCGGCTGCGGCCTCCACTCCTGCCGCAGCCCATCCGGCGCTAGCTACCCAGCTGCGCCAACAGCGCCGGGTACGCGCCCGGACCTATCGCTGGCGCCTAGGCGCACTGCTAGTGGCGGTGGTAGCCATCTGGTGGCTAAGCCTCATGGCTGGCCAGGCGTGGTTTAGCCCCGCCGAAGTGTGGTCGGTGCTCGTGGGCAACCCCGCCCCGGGCACAGAGTTTACCATCGGGGATTTGCGCCTGCCGCGCGCCACCATCGCCGTGGCAGCGGGCCTGGCCTTTGGCCTAGCTGGCAACACCTTCCAAACCATGCTGCGCAACCAGTTGGCCTCCCCGGACATCATTGGCATTTCTGCGGCGGCCTCTGCTGCGGGAGTTACTGGCTTGGTGTTGTTCCACTTTTCCCAAGTGGCGGTTTCTGCAATGTCCTTAGTGGCCTCCTTGGTGGTGGCCGCGGTCATTTATGTGCTCTCGCTCAAATCTGGCTTCTCCGGCACCCGGCTCATTCTCATTGGCATTGGACTATCTGCTGTGTTGCAGGCCTGGACGCAATTTGTCATCTCCCAAGCCCCCCAGTGGGACTTGCACGCAGCCACGCGCTGGCTTACTGGCTCGCTTAATACCATGAGCTGGGAGCGCGGCGCACCGCTGCTGGTATGCATAGTGGTCCTGGCCCCAGTGATGGTGGCGCTCAATAACCGCCTGGCAGTGCTACAGCTTGGCGATGCCCTGGCCATCGGCCTGGGCCTGCACCTGACTGTAGTGCGCGCCAACCTGATCGGGTGTGCGGTGGTGCTGGTGGCGGTAGCTACCGCTACCGCCGGGCCGGTGTCCTTCGTAGCGTTTATGGCCGGGCCGATTGCCAGCCGAGTCTTTAGCAACACCACCGCATTATTGCTGCCTTCGGCCCTGGTGGGCGCACTATTGATGCTGGTTGCCGACTTGGCAGGCCAATACCTTTTTGGCACCCGCTACCCAGTGGGCGTAATTACTGGCGCCTTGGGCGCGCCCTTCCTTATCTACCTGCTGATCCGCTCGCGGCGCTAG
- a CDS encoding ABC transporter ATP-binding protein — MDHHRPTFPGETAGDNPGAPAATTAATAATAGTQVGAHQLSAVEVSLAYGQRTIIEGLSVDIRPGKVTSIIGPNGCGKSTLLRSLSRLLAPTAGSIVLDGADISRLPTKALAQQLGLLPQSPAAPDGIVVADLVGRGRTPYQGLLGRWSQRDYDIVAQAMESTGTAQLAQRSLDELSGGQRQRVWIAMALAQDTDILLLDEPTTYLDIRHQLEVLELLRALNRERSTTIVMVIHDLNLAARYSDELIAVADGHIVAQGPPVDTLTPQTVRDVFGIDSIVIDDPVSGLPAVMPIGAI, encoded by the coding sequence ATGGACCACCACCGCCCCACATTCCCCGGCGAGACTGCCGGCGATAATCCCGGCGCGCCAGCCGCGACGACTGCGGCGACTGCGGCGACTGCTGGCACGCAAGTCGGCGCGCACCAGCTCAGCGCCGTGGAAGTCAGTCTGGCCTATGGGCAGCGCACCATCATCGAGGGCTTGAGCGTGGATATTCGCCCAGGCAAGGTCACCTCCATCATCGGACCCAATGGCTGTGGAAAATCCACGCTGCTGCGATCATTATCGCGCCTACTGGCCCCGACGGCGGGCAGCATTGTGCTCGATGGCGCAGATATTTCCCGCCTGCCCACCAAGGCGCTGGCCCAACAATTGGGCCTGCTACCTCAGTCCCCGGCAGCCCCCGATGGCATTGTGGTCGCCGACCTCGTCGGCCGCGGACGCACCCCCTACCAAGGACTACTGGGCCGGTGGAGTCAGCGTGACTACGACATCGTGGCCCAAGCCATGGAGTCCACCGGAACGGCGCAGCTAGCCCAGCGAAGCTTAGATGAGCTTTCTGGCGGCCAACGCCAGCGCGTCTGGATCGCCATGGCGCTGGCTCAAGACACCGACATCTTATTGCTCGATGAGCCCACCACCTACCTCGACATTCGCCACCAGTTAGAAGTCTTAGAGCTGCTGCGCGCGCTCAATCGCGAGCGCAGCACCACCATTGTCATGGTGATCCACGACTTGAATCTGGCAGCGCGCTACTCCGATGAGCTCATCGCGGTGGCCGATGGCCACATCGTGGCCCAGGGCCCGCCGGTAGACACGCTGACTCCGCAGACGGTGCGCGATGTCTTTGGCATCGACTC